The following proteins come from a genomic window of Canis lupus dingo isolate Sandy chromosome 20, ASM325472v2, whole genome shotgun sequence:
- the LOC112666643 gene encoding adhesion G protein-coupled receptor E2-like isoform X3 has protein sequence MKNRNLLLPELLMLLLLPLGASAQKTRDINMCEPSLRKSCAAYADCQGMDGKYCMCGPGQELISETAFRNESENMCQGMLVLLLLTLGPVQKLRDINECGPPPTVSCGKLADCQNTEGSYYCMCIPGYVLASGETMFMDESENTCQVHNTTSRPDDQNPEGCCVKPKLDNKDPPYTHGELDDKRFSSRRGIFFPTWTPPRGIKSQTLSRFFQRVQDLHREFKPDFVQNTIQDLIQGVDELLETPEDLKALPRSEQHRVATNLLTGLENSLRNMSQALSNGTLTFNASAGTDLSLKLWEQGDRNVILSQNQVKMMLNWDVVHDSGDSGPSVVGLISTPGMGKLLAEAPLVVEPEKQAVLHEAHKISLQEPSPVLLSDVISAFMSNKVTQNLSSPVTFIFSHHSVTAGPTQKVFCVFWEHSQDGSGHWSTRGCTMVNSRDTSTTCQCTHLSSFAVLMAHYDVQEDDPVLAVITYMGLSLSLLCLLLAALTFLLCKAIQNTSTSLHLQLSICLFLAHLLFLIAIDQTKIKVLCSIIAGALHYLYLASFTWMLLEALHLFLTARNLKVINYSSVSMLMKKLMFPVGYGVPAVIVAISAASRPHLYGTPTRCWLHTDKGFIWTFLGPICTIFSINLAFFLMTFWIVKKNLSSLNRDVSTLRNTRMLTFKATAQLFILGCTWCLGVLQVGPAAHIMAYLFTIINSLQGVFIFLVYCLLSHQVREQYKKWFKGVRKTKAESEQYTLSSGTMSNASKHSVENYN, from the exons ACATCAACATGTGTGAACCATCATTGAGAAAGTCCTGTGCAGCCTATGCTGACTGCCAGGGCATGGATGGGAAGTACTGCATGTGCGGCCCAGGACAGGAGCTTATTTCTGAGACAGCCTTCAGGAATGAGAGTGAGAACATGTGTCAAG GGATGTTGGTGCTGCTGCTGTTGACACTGGGACCTGTACAGAAACTGAGAG ACATCAATGAGTGTGGACCACCCCCAACAGTGTCCTGTGGAAAGTTAGCAGACTGTCAGAACACAGAGGGGAGCTACTACTGCATGTGCATCCCAGGATATGTGCTTGCTTCTGGGGAAACAATGTTCATGGATGAGAGTGAGAATACGTGTCAAG TTCATAATACTACGAGCAGACCAGATGACCAGAACCCAGAAGGATGTTGTGTCAAGCCTAAGCTGGATAACAAGGATCCACCATACACACATGGAGAGCTGGATGATAAGAGGTTTTCATCTAGAAGAG GCAtctttttccccacctggactcCACCCCGTGGAATCAAGAGCCAG acACTCTCTCGCTTCTTTCAAAGAGTCCAAGATCTGCACAGAGAGTTCAAACCAGACTTTGTCCAGAACACCATCCAG GACCTCATACAGGGGGTAGATGAGCTGCTGGAGACCCCCGAGGACCTGAAGGCCCTGCCTCGCTCAGAGCAACACCGTGTGGCCACTAATCTGCTCACTGGCCTGGAGAATTCCCTGAGAAATATGAGCCAGGCTCTGTCCAATGGGACATTGACCTTCAATGCATCTGCAGGCACAG ACCTGTCCCTGAAACTGTGGGAGCAAGGAGACAGAAATGTCATCTTGAGTCAGAATCAGGTGAAGATGATGTTGAACTGGGATGTGGTGCATGATTCTGGTGACTCAG GCCCTTCTGTGGTGGGCCTCATCTCCACTCCGGGGATGGGCAAGTTGCTGGCTGAAGCCCCTCTGGTCGTGGAGCCTGAGAAGCAGGCAGTTCTGCATGAGGCACACAAGATCTCGCTGCAAGAACCCTCCCCTGTCCTGCTCTCAGATGTCATCTCTGCATTTATGAGCAACAAGGTCACCCAGAATCTCAGTTCCCCCGTCACTTTCATCTTCTCCCACCAT TCAGTGACCGCTGGGCCAACACAAAAGGTGTTCTGTGTCTTCTGGGAGCACAGTCAGGATGGATCTGGTCATTGGTCCACCAGAGGCTGCACAATGGTGAACAGTAGAGATACCAGCACCACCTGCCAGTGCACCCACCTCAGCAGCTTTGCCGTCCTCATGGCCCACTATGATGTGCAG gaggaTGATCCCGTGCTGGCTGTGATCACCTACATGGGGCTGAGCCTCTCTCTGCTGTGCCTCCTCCTGGCAGCCCTCACCTTCCTGCTGTGCAAAGCAATCCAGAACACCAgcacctccctccacctgcagCTCTCAATCTGCCTCTTCCTGGCCCACCTGCTCTTCCTCATCGCCATTGACCAGACCAAGATCAAG GTGCTGTGCTCCATCATTGCGGGTGCCTTACACTATCTCTACCTGGCCTCCTTCACCTGGATGCTGCTGGAGGCTCTACACCTCTTCCTCACTGCACGCAACCTGAAAGTGATCAACTACTCCAGTGTGAGCATGCTTATGAAGAAGCTCATGTTCCCTGTGGGCTACGGAGTCCCGGCTGTAATTGTGGCCATTTCTGCTGCATCCAGGCCTCACCTTTATGGAACACCCACCCG GTGCTGGCTCCACACAGACAAGGGATTTATATGGACCTTCCTTGGCCCCATCTGCACCATCTTCTCC ATAAATTTGGCTTTCTTTCTGATGACCTTTTGGATTGTGAAAAAGAATCTCTCTTCACTCAACAGAGATGTATCCACCCTCCGGAACACAAG GATGCTGACATTTAAAGCCACAGCTCAGCTCTTCATCCTGGGCTGCACATGGTGCCTGGGCGTCCTTCAGGTGGGTCCAGCTGCCCACATCATGGCTTACCTATTCACCATCATCAACAGTCTGCAGGGTGTCTTCATCTTCCTGGTGTACTGCCTCCTCAGCCATCAG GTCCGAGAGCAATACAAGAAATGGTTCAAAGGTGTcaggaaaaccaaagctgagTCTGAGCAGTACACTCTCTCCAGTGGGACCATGTCCAATGCCTCCAAACACAGTGTG GAGAATTATAATTAA
- the LOC112666643 gene encoding adhesion G protein-coupled receptor E2-like isoform X1: MKNRNLLLPELLMLLLLPLGASAQKTRDINMCEPSLRKSCAAYADCQGMDGKYCMCGPGQELISETAFRNESENMCQGMLVLLLLTLGPVQKLRVSAPTDCAPWCPLKSTCVNATACRCSPGFSSLSGEIFTSRLDSCHDINECGPPPTVSCGKLADCQNTEGSYYCMCIPGYVLASGETMFMDESENTCQVHNTTSRPDDQNPEGCCVKPKLDNKDPPYTHGELDDKRFSSRRGIFFPTWTPPRGIKSQTLSRFFQRVQDLHREFKPDFVQNTIQDLIQGVDELLETPEDLKALPRSEQHRVATNLLTGLENSLRNMSQALSNGTLTFNASAGTDLSLKLWEQGDRNVILSQNQVKMMLNWDVVHDSGDSGPSVVGLISTPGMGKLLAEAPLVVEPEKQAVLHEAHKISLQEPSPVLLSDVISAFMSNKVTQNLSSPVTFIFSHHSVTAGPTQKVFCVFWEHSQDGSGHWSTRGCTMVNSRDTSTTCQCTHLSSFAVLMAHYDVQEDDPVLAVITYMGLSLSLLCLLLAALTFLLCKAIQNTSTSLHLQLSICLFLAHLLFLIAIDQTKIKVLCSIIAGALHYLYLASFTWMLLEALHLFLTARNLKVINYSSVSMLMKKLMFPVGYGVPAVIVAISAASRPHLYGTPTRCWLHTDKGFIWTFLGPICTIFSINLAFFLMTFWIVKKNLSSLNRDVSTLRNTRMLTFKATAQLFILGCTWCLGVLQVGPAAHIMAYLFTIINSLQGVFIFLVYCLLSHQVREQYKKWFKGVRKTKAESEQYTLSSGTMSNASKHSVENYN, from the exons ACATCAACATGTGTGAACCATCATTGAGAAAGTCCTGTGCAGCCTATGCTGACTGCCAGGGCATGGATGGGAAGTACTGCATGTGCGGCCCAGGACAGGAGCTTATTTCTGAGACAGCCTTCAGGAATGAGAGTGAGAACATGTGTCAAG GGATGTTGGTGCTGCTGCTGTTGACACTGGGACCTGTACAGAAACTGAGAG TCTCTGCCCCCACAGACTGTGCTCCGTGGTGCCCTCTGAAATCCACATGTGTCAATGCCACCGCCTGTCGCTGCTCTCCGGGTTTCAGTTCTTTGTCTGGGGAGATCTTCACCAGCCGCTTGGACAGTTGTCATG ACATCAATGAGTGTGGACCACCCCCAACAGTGTCCTGTGGAAAGTTAGCAGACTGTCAGAACACAGAGGGGAGCTACTACTGCATGTGCATCCCAGGATATGTGCTTGCTTCTGGGGAAACAATGTTCATGGATGAGAGTGAGAATACGTGTCAAG TTCATAATACTACGAGCAGACCAGATGACCAGAACCCAGAAGGATGTTGTGTCAAGCCTAAGCTGGATAACAAGGATCCACCATACACACATGGAGAGCTGGATGATAAGAGGTTTTCATCTAGAAGAG GCAtctttttccccacctggactcCACCCCGTGGAATCAAGAGCCAG acACTCTCTCGCTTCTTTCAAAGAGTCCAAGATCTGCACAGAGAGTTCAAACCAGACTTTGTCCAGAACACCATCCAG GACCTCATACAGGGGGTAGATGAGCTGCTGGAGACCCCCGAGGACCTGAAGGCCCTGCCTCGCTCAGAGCAACACCGTGTGGCCACTAATCTGCTCACTGGCCTGGAGAATTCCCTGAGAAATATGAGCCAGGCTCTGTCCAATGGGACATTGACCTTCAATGCATCTGCAGGCACAG ACCTGTCCCTGAAACTGTGGGAGCAAGGAGACAGAAATGTCATCTTGAGTCAGAATCAGGTGAAGATGATGTTGAACTGGGATGTGGTGCATGATTCTGGTGACTCAG GCCCTTCTGTGGTGGGCCTCATCTCCACTCCGGGGATGGGCAAGTTGCTGGCTGAAGCCCCTCTGGTCGTGGAGCCTGAGAAGCAGGCAGTTCTGCATGAGGCACACAAGATCTCGCTGCAAGAACCCTCCCCTGTCCTGCTCTCAGATGTCATCTCTGCATTTATGAGCAACAAGGTCACCCAGAATCTCAGTTCCCCCGTCACTTTCATCTTCTCCCACCAT TCAGTGACCGCTGGGCCAACACAAAAGGTGTTCTGTGTCTTCTGGGAGCACAGTCAGGATGGATCTGGTCATTGGTCCACCAGAGGCTGCACAATGGTGAACAGTAGAGATACCAGCACCACCTGCCAGTGCACCCACCTCAGCAGCTTTGCCGTCCTCATGGCCCACTATGATGTGCAG gaggaTGATCCCGTGCTGGCTGTGATCACCTACATGGGGCTGAGCCTCTCTCTGCTGTGCCTCCTCCTGGCAGCCCTCACCTTCCTGCTGTGCAAAGCAATCCAGAACACCAgcacctccctccacctgcagCTCTCAATCTGCCTCTTCCTGGCCCACCTGCTCTTCCTCATCGCCATTGACCAGACCAAGATCAAG GTGCTGTGCTCCATCATTGCGGGTGCCTTACACTATCTCTACCTGGCCTCCTTCACCTGGATGCTGCTGGAGGCTCTACACCTCTTCCTCACTGCACGCAACCTGAAAGTGATCAACTACTCCAGTGTGAGCATGCTTATGAAGAAGCTCATGTTCCCTGTGGGCTACGGAGTCCCGGCTGTAATTGTGGCCATTTCTGCTGCATCCAGGCCTCACCTTTATGGAACACCCACCCG GTGCTGGCTCCACACAGACAAGGGATTTATATGGACCTTCCTTGGCCCCATCTGCACCATCTTCTCC ATAAATTTGGCTTTCTTTCTGATGACCTTTTGGATTGTGAAAAAGAATCTCTCTTCACTCAACAGAGATGTATCCACCCTCCGGAACACAAG GATGCTGACATTTAAAGCCACAGCTCAGCTCTTCATCCTGGGCTGCACATGGTGCCTGGGCGTCCTTCAGGTGGGTCCAGCTGCCCACATCATGGCTTACCTATTCACCATCATCAACAGTCTGCAGGGTGTCTTCATCTTCCTGGTGTACTGCCTCCTCAGCCATCAG GTCCGAGAGCAATACAAGAAATGGTTCAAAGGTGTcaggaaaaccaaagctgagTCTGAGCAGTACACTCTCTCCAGTGGGACCATGTCCAATGCCTCCAAACACAGTGTG GAGAATTATAATTAA
- the LOC112666643 gene encoding adhesion G protein-coupled receptor E2-like isoform X2 yields the protein MKNRNLLLPELLMLLLLPLGASAQKTRDINMCEPSLRKSCAAYADCQGMDGKYCMCGPGQELISETAFRNESENMCQGMLVLLLLTLGPVQKLRVSAPTDCAPWCPLKSTCVNATACRCSPGFSSLSGEIFTSRLDSCHDINECGPPPTVSCGKLADCQNTEGSYYCMCIPGYVLASGETMFMDESENTCQVHNTTSRPDDQNPEGCCVKPKLDNKDPPYTHGELDDKRFSSRRGIFFPTWTPPRGIKSQDLIQGVDELLETPEDLKALPRSEQHRVATNLLTGLENSLRNMSQALSNGTLTFNASAGTDLSLKLWEQGDRNVILSQNQVKMMLNWDVVHDSGDSGPSVVGLISTPGMGKLLAEAPLVVEPEKQAVLHEAHKISLQEPSPVLLSDVISAFMSNKVTQNLSSPVTFIFSHHSVTAGPTQKVFCVFWEHSQDGSGHWSTRGCTMVNSRDTSTTCQCTHLSSFAVLMAHYDVQEDDPVLAVITYMGLSLSLLCLLLAALTFLLCKAIQNTSTSLHLQLSICLFLAHLLFLIAIDQTKIKVLCSIIAGALHYLYLASFTWMLLEALHLFLTARNLKVINYSSVSMLMKKLMFPVGYGVPAVIVAISAASRPHLYGTPTRCWLHTDKGFIWTFLGPICTIFSINLAFFLMTFWIVKKNLSSLNRDVSTLRNTRMLTFKATAQLFILGCTWCLGVLQVGPAAHIMAYLFTIINSLQGVFIFLVYCLLSHQVREQYKKWFKGVRKTKAESEQYTLSSGTMSNASKHSVENYN from the exons ACATCAACATGTGTGAACCATCATTGAGAAAGTCCTGTGCAGCCTATGCTGACTGCCAGGGCATGGATGGGAAGTACTGCATGTGCGGCCCAGGACAGGAGCTTATTTCTGAGACAGCCTTCAGGAATGAGAGTGAGAACATGTGTCAAG GGATGTTGGTGCTGCTGCTGTTGACACTGGGACCTGTACAGAAACTGAGAG TCTCTGCCCCCACAGACTGTGCTCCGTGGTGCCCTCTGAAATCCACATGTGTCAATGCCACCGCCTGTCGCTGCTCTCCGGGTTTCAGTTCTTTGTCTGGGGAGATCTTCACCAGCCGCTTGGACAGTTGTCATG ACATCAATGAGTGTGGACCACCCCCAACAGTGTCCTGTGGAAAGTTAGCAGACTGTCAGAACACAGAGGGGAGCTACTACTGCATGTGCATCCCAGGATATGTGCTTGCTTCTGGGGAAACAATGTTCATGGATGAGAGTGAGAATACGTGTCAAG TTCATAATACTACGAGCAGACCAGATGACCAGAACCCAGAAGGATGTTGTGTCAAGCCTAAGCTGGATAACAAGGATCCACCATACACACATGGAGAGCTGGATGATAAGAGGTTTTCATCTAGAAGAG GCAtctttttccccacctggactcCACCCCGTGGAATCAAGAGCCAG GACCTCATACAGGGGGTAGATGAGCTGCTGGAGACCCCCGAGGACCTGAAGGCCCTGCCTCGCTCAGAGCAACACCGTGTGGCCACTAATCTGCTCACTGGCCTGGAGAATTCCCTGAGAAATATGAGCCAGGCTCTGTCCAATGGGACATTGACCTTCAATGCATCTGCAGGCACAG ACCTGTCCCTGAAACTGTGGGAGCAAGGAGACAGAAATGTCATCTTGAGTCAGAATCAGGTGAAGATGATGTTGAACTGGGATGTGGTGCATGATTCTGGTGACTCAG GCCCTTCTGTGGTGGGCCTCATCTCCACTCCGGGGATGGGCAAGTTGCTGGCTGAAGCCCCTCTGGTCGTGGAGCCTGAGAAGCAGGCAGTTCTGCATGAGGCACACAAGATCTCGCTGCAAGAACCCTCCCCTGTCCTGCTCTCAGATGTCATCTCTGCATTTATGAGCAACAAGGTCACCCAGAATCTCAGTTCCCCCGTCACTTTCATCTTCTCCCACCAT TCAGTGACCGCTGGGCCAACACAAAAGGTGTTCTGTGTCTTCTGGGAGCACAGTCAGGATGGATCTGGTCATTGGTCCACCAGAGGCTGCACAATGGTGAACAGTAGAGATACCAGCACCACCTGCCAGTGCACCCACCTCAGCAGCTTTGCCGTCCTCATGGCCCACTATGATGTGCAG gaggaTGATCCCGTGCTGGCTGTGATCACCTACATGGGGCTGAGCCTCTCTCTGCTGTGCCTCCTCCTGGCAGCCCTCACCTTCCTGCTGTGCAAAGCAATCCAGAACACCAgcacctccctccacctgcagCTCTCAATCTGCCTCTTCCTGGCCCACCTGCTCTTCCTCATCGCCATTGACCAGACCAAGATCAAG GTGCTGTGCTCCATCATTGCGGGTGCCTTACACTATCTCTACCTGGCCTCCTTCACCTGGATGCTGCTGGAGGCTCTACACCTCTTCCTCACTGCACGCAACCTGAAAGTGATCAACTACTCCAGTGTGAGCATGCTTATGAAGAAGCTCATGTTCCCTGTGGGCTACGGAGTCCCGGCTGTAATTGTGGCCATTTCTGCTGCATCCAGGCCTCACCTTTATGGAACACCCACCCG GTGCTGGCTCCACACAGACAAGGGATTTATATGGACCTTCCTTGGCCCCATCTGCACCATCTTCTCC ATAAATTTGGCTTTCTTTCTGATGACCTTTTGGATTGTGAAAAAGAATCTCTCTTCACTCAACAGAGATGTATCCACCCTCCGGAACACAAG GATGCTGACATTTAAAGCCACAGCTCAGCTCTTCATCCTGGGCTGCACATGGTGCCTGGGCGTCCTTCAGGTGGGTCCAGCTGCCCACATCATGGCTTACCTATTCACCATCATCAACAGTCTGCAGGGTGTCTTCATCTTCCTGGTGTACTGCCTCCTCAGCCATCAG GTCCGAGAGCAATACAAGAAATGGTTCAAAGGTGTcaggaaaaccaaagctgagTCTGAGCAGTACACTCTCTCCAGTGGGACCATGTCCAATGCCTCCAAACACAGTGTG GAGAATTATAATTAA